Proteins from a genomic interval of Bradyrhizobium sp. CCGB01:
- a CDS encoding FAD-binding and (Fe-S)-binding domain-containing protein, protein MTNASSLERRLRAEMTGDVLFDGFSRGRYATDASFYQIMPAGVVVPRTMDEALRALEIARDEGRKVTPRGGGTSQCGQTVNDGLVVDLSKHLNRILSLDVEGRTCVVEPGIVLDDLNRQLKKHGLWFPVDVSTASRATIGGMAGNNSCGGRSLRYGTMRDNTLSMEAALADGTLSRYGEVSRDLSDLDANDSARALFRDMLDLGTREAEEIAARFPKVQRRVGGYNLDALTPRNARNNMAHLLVGSEGTLAFTTKVELKLWPVIRNKALGICHFGSFYEAMDAAQHLVKLKPIAVELVDRTMLALGRDIAMFRPIISAAIKGDPDAVLVVEFAEEDQADNLARLKQLGELMSDLGFGWNNDRRKWGGVVEVTEPALQSGIADFRAAGLNVMMSMKQEGKPVSFVEDCAVPLPHLADYTARLGEVFARHGTSGTMYAHASEGCLHVRPVLNLKLEKDVKAMRAIAEEAFALVREYKGSHSGEHGDGLVRSEFHETMFGERLVADFKEVKQRFDPEGVLNPGKIVDAPKMDDRSLFRFNPDYRVGELKTKLDWSAYPGAGGGFQGAVEMCNNNGACRKLEGGVMCPSYRATRNEKDVTRGRANSLRLAISGQLGPDALSSDEMMETLKLCVSCKACRHECPTGVDMAKMKIEVLAARAASHGLTLRDRLVGYLPRYAGLAARFAPLANLRNRSLLLRKLFERFAGISARRALPAFRKDVFVPPAEAVGPETGREVVLFADTFNRIYERENLDAALRVLAAGGYRVHLPKPASGSRPLCCGRTFLSAGLVDEARSELDRLVSAFAPFAARGVPIVGLEPSCLLTLRDELASLRKDDAAKAVGAHALTFEEFLVREAEAGRLQLPLGTVADKAVVHGHCHQKSFGAFKPVEQVLRLVPGLKVETIESSCCGMAGAFGYGADTYDASIEMAELSLLPAVRRADQRTLVVADGTSCRHQIHDGTQREALHVARVLAMSLDRTETNSTSLAAKETSHG, encoded by the coding sequence ATGACGAACGCCTCCTCGCTCGAACGGCGCCTGCGCGCGGAAATGACCGGCGACGTCCTGTTCGACGGCTTCAGCCGCGGCCGCTACGCCACCGACGCCTCGTTCTACCAGATCATGCCGGCGGGCGTGGTGGTGCCCCGGACCATGGACGAGGCGCTGCGGGCCCTCGAGATCGCCCGCGACGAGGGCCGCAAGGTCACCCCGCGCGGCGGCGGCACCTCACAATGCGGCCAGACCGTCAATGACGGCCTCGTCGTCGATCTCTCGAAGCACCTCAACCGCATCCTGTCGCTCGACGTCGAGGGCCGCACCTGCGTGGTCGAGCCCGGCATCGTGCTCGACGACCTCAACCGCCAGCTCAAGAAGCACGGCCTGTGGTTTCCGGTCGACGTCTCCACGGCCTCGCGCGCCACCATCGGCGGCATGGCCGGCAACAATTCCTGCGGCGGCCGTAGCTTGCGCTATGGCACCATGCGCGACAACACGCTGTCGATGGAGGCGGCGCTCGCCGACGGCACGCTGAGCCGTTACGGCGAAGTCTCGCGCGATCTCTCCGATCTCGACGCGAACGACAGTGCGCGCGCCCTGTTTCGCGACATGCTCGATCTCGGCACCCGCGAAGCCGAGGAGATCGCCGCGCGCTTTCCAAAGGTGCAGCGCCGGGTCGGCGGCTACAATCTCGATGCCCTGACGCCGCGCAACGCGCGCAACAACATGGCGCATCTGCTGGTCGGCTCTGAAGGCACGCTGGCCTTCACCACCAAGGTCGAGCTGAAGCTATGGCCCGTGATCCGCAACAAGGCGCTCGGAATCTGCCATTTCGGCAGTTTTTACGAGGCGATGGACGCGGCCCAGCACCTGGTCAAGCTGAAGCCGATCGCGGTCGAGCTGGTCGACCGCACCATGCTCGCGCTCGGCCGCGACATCGCGATGTTCAGGCCGATTATCTCCGCCGCCATCAAGGGCGATCCGGACGCCGTGCTGGTGGTCGAGTTCGCCGAGGAAGACCAGGCGGACAATCTGGCGCGCCTCAAGCAGCTCGGCGAGCTGATGAGCGATCTGGGTTTCGGCTGGAATAACGACAGGCGCAAATGGGGCGGCGTGGTCGAGGTCACCGAGCCCGCGCTGCAAAGCGGCATCGCCGATTTCCGCGCCGCCGGCCTCAACGTCATGATGTCGATGAAGCAGGAAGGCAAGCCGGTCTCCTTCGTCGAGGACTGCGCCGTGCCGCTGCCGCATCTGGCCGACTACACCGCACGTCTCGGCGAAGTCTTTGCCAGGCACGGCACCAGCGGCACGATGTACGCACATGCCTCCGAAGGCTGCCTGCATGTGCGGCCCGTGCTGAATTTGAAGCTGGAGAAGGACGTCAAGGCGATGCGCGCCATCGCGGAAGAGGCCTTCGCGCTGGTGCGCGAGTACAAAGGCTCGCACTCCGGCGAGCATGGCGACGGCCTGGTGCGCTCCGAATTTCATGAGACGATGTTCGGAGAGCGCCTCGTCGCCGACTTCAAAGAGGTGAAGCAGCGCTTCGATCCCGAAGGCGTTCTCAACCCCGGCAAGATCGTCGATGCGCCGAAGATGGACGATCGCTCGCTGTTCCGCTTCAACCCCGACTATCGCGTGGGCGAGTTGAAGACGAAGCTGGACTGGTCGGCTTATCCCGGTGCCGGCGGCGGCTTCCAGGGCGCGGTCGAGATGTGCAACAACAACGGCGCCTGCCGCAAGCTCGAGGGCGGCGTGATGTGCCCGTCCTATCGCGCCACGCGCAACGAGAAGGATGTCACGCGCGGGCGTGCGAACAGTTTGCGGCTCGCGATCTCCGGCCAGCTCGGCCCTGATGCGTTGTCTTCCGACGAGATGATGGAAACGCTAAAACTTTGCGTCTCCTGCAAGGCCTGCCGCCACGAATGCCCGACCGGCGTCGACATGGCCAAGATGAAGATCGAGGTGCTGGCCGCGCGCGCCGCCTCGCACGGCCTGACGCTTCGCGACCGCCTGGTCGGCTATCTCCCGCGCTATGCCGGCCTGGCCGCGCGCTTCGCTCCGCTGGCGAATTTGCGTAACCGCAGCCTGTTGCTCCGAAAGCTGTTCGAGCGCTTTGCCGGCATCAGCGCCCGCCGCGCCCTGCCCGCCTTCCGCAAGGACGTGTTCGTGCCGCCGGCCGAAGCCGTCGGACCGGAAACCGGCCGCGAGGTCGTGCTCTTTGCCGACACCTTCAACCGCATCTATGAGCGAGAGAATCTCGATGCGGCGCTGCGCGTGCTCGCGGCGGGCGGCTATCGGGTGCACCTGCCAAAACCTGCGAGCGGCAGCCGCCCGCTCTGCTGCGGCCGCACCTTCCTGTCAGCCGGACTCGTCGACGAAGCAAGGTCCGAGCTTGACCGGCTCGTCTCCGCCTTCGCGCCGTTCGCCGCGCGCGGCGTGCCGATCGTCGGCCTGGAGCCGAGCTGCCTGCTGACGCTCCGCGACGAGCTCGCCTCGCTGCGCAAGGACGATGCCGCCAAGGCCGTCGGCGCCCACGCCCTGACCTTCGAGGAGTTTTTGGTGCGCGAGGCCGAGGCCGGCCGGCTGCAACTGCCTCTCGGCACCGTGGCCGACAAGGCCGTGGTGCATGGCCATTGCCACCAAAAATCCTTCGGTGCCTTCAAGCCGGTCGAGCAGGTGCTGCGCCTCGTACCCGGCCTGAAGGTCGAGACCATCGAATCGAGCTGCTGCGGCATGGCCGGCGCGTTCGGTTATGGCGCTGACACCTACGACGCCTCGATCGAGATGGCCGAGCTGTCGCTGCTGCCCGCCGTGCGGCGCGCAGACCAGAGGACACTCGTCGTCGCCGACGGCACCTCGTGCCGACACCAGATTCACGACGGCACCCAGCGCGAGGCCCTTCATGTCGCGCGCGTGCTGGCGATGAGCCTCGATCGTACTGAGACCAATTCCACTTCTCTCGCTGCAAAGGAAACCAGCCATGGCTGA
- a CDS encoding heme-binding protein, whose amino-acid sequence MAELTLDTARKILDAALAKAGELKLKPLVVTILDARGVLKSAAAQDGTSLMRAEIAHGKAYGALAMGMGSRALFQRAQEQAYFIDAVNTIAKGALVPVPGGVLIMDGTTLLGAVGVSGDTSDNDEACAVAGIQAAGLKANAG is encoded by the coding sequence ATGGCTGAACTCACGCTCGACACCGCCCGCAAGATTCTCGACGCCGCCCTGGCCAAGGCCGGTGAGCTGAAGCTCAAGCCGCTGGTCGTCACCATCCTGGATGCACGCGGCGTGCTCAAGAGCGCCGCGGCGCAAGACGGCACAAGCCTGATGCGCGCCGAGATCGCCCACGGCAAAGCCTATGGCGCGCTCGCCATGGGCATGGGCTCGCGCGCCCTGTTCCAGCGCGCGCAGGAGCAGGCCTATTTCATCGACGCCGTGAACACGATTGCAAAGGGCGCACTGGTGCCGGTCCCCGGCGGCGTGCTGATCATGGATGGTACGACCTTGCTCGGCGCCGTCGGCGTCTCCGGCGACACCTCCGACAATGACGAGGCCTGCGCGGTGGCGGGCATCCAGGCGGCGGGGCTCAAGGCCAACGCGGGCTAA
- a CDS encoding enoyl-CoA hydratase/isomerase family protein, whose amino-acid sequence MTETTAVITEKRGQAFWITINRPEKRNALNGEVIAGITTGYRDAHDDKDVRVIVLTGAGDKAFCAGADLQNSGAAFAMDHSRPNVDYADLLRLSQNATKPAIARVGGVCMAGGMGLLCMTDMAIAADHVIFGLPEVKVGVFPMQVLSLLQSIAPPRLVNEWALTGEPFDAKAAQGAGLLNYVVPTAELDAKVDWLIGRIVDKSPTAIRRGKYAMRAIASMSFDESIAYTESQIALLAMTEDAKEGLKAFGEKRKPVWTGR is encoded by the coding sequence ATGACCGAAACCACAGCCGTCATCACCGAGAAGCGCGGGCAGGCGTTCTGGATCACCATCAATCGGCCGGAGAAACGCAACGCGCTGAACGGCGAAGTGATCGCCGGCATCACCACGGGTTATCGCGACGCGCATGACGACAAGGACGTCCGCGTCATCGTGCTGACGGGCGCGGGCGACAAGGCGTTCTGCGCCGGCGCTGATCTGCAGAATTCCGGCGCGGCTTTCGCGATGGATCATTCCAGGCCGAATGTCGACTATGCCGATCTGCTGCGCCTGTCGCAGAACGCGACGAAGCCGGCGATTGCGCGCGTGGGCGGCGTCTGCATGGCCGGCGGCATGGGCCTGCTCTGCATGACCGACATGGCGATTGCCGCCGATCACGTCATCTTCGGCTTGCCGGAGGTGAAGGTCGGTGTATTCCCGATGCAGGTGCTGAGCCTGTTGCAGTCCATCGCGCCCCCGCGCCTCGTCAACGAATGGGCACTCACCGGCGAGCCGTTCGACGCGAAGGCCGCGCAAGGGGCGGGCCTCCTGAACTACGTTGTTCCGACAGCCGAGCTGGATGCCAAGGTCGACTGGCTGATCGGCCGCATCGTCGACAAATCCCCGACCGCGATCCGCCGCGGAAAATATGCCATGCGCGCCATCGCCTCGATGTCGTTCGACGAGAGCATCGCCTACACCGAAAGCCAGATCGCGCTGCTCGCAATGACCGAGGACGCGAAGGAAGGCCTGAAGGCGTTCGGCGAGAAGCGCAAGCCGGTCTGGACGGGGCGGTGA
- a CDS encoding molybdopterin-dependent oxidoreductase codes for MNQHAKIEIRHSTCPHDCPSACALDIEVVEGRSIGRVRGSKKQTYTAGVVCAKVARYAERIHHPERVMFPMRRIGPKGSGQFARISWDEALDEIADRFNEAEREFGAESIWPYYYAGTMGLVMRDGLNRLTHVKKYSRFYQTICANVGRIGFAIGTGKIAGVDPREMALSDLVVIWGTNPVNTQVNVMTHAARARKERGAKIAAVDIYDNETMKQADIKIILRPGTDGAFACGVMHVLFRDGHADRAYLDKYTDCPAELEAHLKTRTPEWASAISGVPVSEIEAFAKLVGETKRTFFRLGYGFTRSRNGATQMHAANCIPAVTGAWQYEGGGSFFNNYALWHFNESIIEGHDAIDKATRALDQSQIGRILTGDAEALLGKGPVKAMLIQNTNPMTVAPEQALVRQGFAREDLFVAVHEQFMTETAEMADIVLPATMFMEHDDLYYGGGHQHISVGPKLIDPPGECRSNHEVLQALAPRLGAKHRGFEMTPRELIDATLKLSDHGDIAGLEADIWRDLQPDFRTAHYLDGFAHADKKFHFKADWAHPPFGQTMGDFDKMPSLPDHWAVIERTDQAHPFRLATSPSRSFLNTTFNETPSSQAREGQASVMIHPLDAAALDIADGDAVTLGNSRGETTLAATLFEGVRRGVLIAESVHPNKNHIGGRGINMLTGADTIAPIGGAAFHDNKVWIRKAVAV; via the coding sequence ATGAACCAGCACGCCAAGATCGAAATCCGCCATTCGACCTGTCCGCACGATTGCCCGTCGGCCTGCGCCCTCGACATCGAGGTGGTCGAAGGCCGCAGCATTGGCCGCGTTCGCGGTTCGAAGAAACAGACCTACACGGCCGGCGTCGTCTGCGCCAAGGTCGCCCGCTATGCCGAGCGCATCCATCATCCTGAGAGGGTGATGTTTCCGATGCGCCGCATTGGGCCGAAGGGCTCCGGCCAGTTCGCGCGGATTTCCTGGGACGAAGCGCTCGACGAGATCGCCGATCGCTTCAACGAGGCCGAGCGCGAGTTCGGCGCGGAATCGATCTGGCCCTATTACTACGCCGGCACGATGGGGCTGGTGATGCGCGACGGCCTCAATCGTCTCACGCATGTGAAGAAGTATTCGCGCTTCTATCAGACCATCTGCGCCAATGTCGGGCGCATCGGGTTCGCGATCGGCACCGGGAAGATCGCCGGCGTCGATCCGCGCGAGATGGCGCTCTCCGACCTCGTGGTGATCTGGGGCACCAATCCCGTCAACACGCAGGTCAATGTGATGACGCACGCCGCGCGTGCGCGGAAGGAGCGCGGCGCCAAGATCGCGGCGGTCGACATCTACGACAACGAGACCATGAAGCAGGCTGACATCAAGATCATCCTGCGGCCCGGCACCGACGGCGCCTTCGCGTGCGGTGTGATGCATGTCCTGTTCCGCGATGGTCACGCCGACCGCGCCTATTTGGACAAATACACGGATTGCCCCGCCGAGCTCGAGGCGCATCTGAAGACGCGCACGCCGGAGTGGGCGTCCGCGATCTCAGGCGTGCCGGTGTCCGAGATCGAGGCCTTCGCCAAGCTGGTCGGCGAGACCAAGAGGACCTTCTTCCGGCTCGGCTACGGCTTCACCCGCTCGCGCAATGGCGCCACGCAGATGCATGCCGCGAACTGCATTCCCGCGGTGACCGGCGCCTGGCAGTATGAAGGCGGTGGCTCCTTCTTCAACAATTACGCGCTGTGGCACTTCAATGAATCCATCATCGAGGGTCACGACGCGATCGACAAGGCCACGCGCGCACTCGACCAGTCGCAGATCGGCCGCATCCTCACCGGCGATGCCGAGGCTCTGCTTGGCAAGGGGCCGGTCAAGGCGATGCTGATCCAGAACACCAATCCAATGACGGTGGCACCTGAGCAGGCGCTGGTACGTCAGGGTTTTGCGCGCGAGGATCTGTTCGTGGCGGTGCACGAGCAGTTCATGACCGAAACGGCTGAGATGGCCGACATCGTGCTGCCGGCGACCATGTTCATGGAGCATGACGATCTCTATTACGGCGGCGGCCATCAGCACATCTCGGTCGGTCCGAAACTGATCGATCCGCCCGGCGAATGCCGCTCCAACCATGAGGTGTTGCAGGCGCTGGCGCCGCGGCTTGGCGCCAAACATCGAGGCTTCGAGATGACGCCGCGCGAATTGATCGACGCGACGCTGAAGCTGAGCGACCATGGCGACATCGCCGGCCTCGAAGCCGACATCTGGCGCGACCTGCAACCGGACTTCCGCACCGCGCATTATCTCGACGGCTTTGCCCATGCGGACAAGAAATTCCACTTCAAGGCCGATTGGGCGCATCCCCCGTTCGGCCAGACGATGGGCGATTTCGACAAGATGCCGTCTTTGCCGGACCATTGGGCGGTGATCGAGCGTACCGATCAGGCCCATCCGTTCCGGCTCGCCACCAGTCCCTCGCGCAGCTTCCTCAACACCACCTTCAACGAGACGCCGTCCTCGCAGGCGCGCGAGGGTCAAGCCAGTGTGATGATCCATCCGCTGGATGCCGCCGCGCTTGACATCGCCGACGGCGATGCCGTGACGCTCGGCAACAGCCGCGGCGAGACCACGCTGGCGGCAACGCTGTTCGAGGGCGTGCGTCGCGGCGTGCTGATTGCGGAATCCGTGCACCCCAACAAGAACCATATCGGTGGCCGCGGCATCAACATGCTGACCGGAGCCGATACGATCGCGCCGATCGGCGGGGCTGCCTTCCACGACAACAAGGTCTGGATCAGGAAGGCCGTCGCGGTCTGA
- a CDS encoding tripartite tricarboxylate transporter substrate binding protein encodes MMARRFMLALAAGLLAAFSAAPSLAQDYPNHAVRIVVPFGAGGPADVAARLIGNVLQESFGQPFVIENRTGAGGVIGTVEAAKSPADGYTLLMMSNTQTANESLLTPDKRKYELMRDLAPIAPVNYSDLVIVVNPQVPVKTLQEFIALAKSQPGKLNYASSGQGTPYHMAGELFKAMAGIDVVHVPYRNSGEARSGVIGGQVQMMIDAVPAMAPNIGENQVRALATTGKQRSAVLPNVPTAGEAGVAGYEATIWLGLMAPAGTPKPVIDKLNAAVNAMVKRPDIVKLWTEQGAVPMSMTPAEFDKFLRGDIEKWADVVKKFDKS; translated from the coding sequence ATGATGGCCCGACGATTCATGCTGGCGCTGGCGGCCGGGCTCCTCGCCGCATTCTCCGCGGCCCCCTCCCTGGCGCAAGATTATCCCAACCACGCGGTCCGGATCGTCGTCCCCTTCGGCGCCGGCGGCCCGGCCGACGTCGCGGCCCGGCTGATCGGCAACGTGCTCCAGGAGAGCTTTGGCCAGCCCTTCGTGATCGAGAACCGCACCGGCGCGGGCGGGGTCATCGGCACGGTCGAGGCGGCGAAGTCGCCGGCCGACGGCTACACGCTGCTGATGATGTCCAACACCCAGACCGCGAACGAATCGCTGCTGACGCCGGACAAGCGCAAATACGAGCTGATGCGCGATCTCGCCCCGATTGCGCCGGTGAACTATTCCGATCTCGTCATCGTGGTGAACCCGCAGGTCCCAGTGAAGACGCTCCAGGAGTTCATCGCGCTCGCCAAATCGCAGCCGGGCAAGCTGAACTACGCCTCCTCCGGACAGGGCACGCCCTATCACATGGCCGGCGAGTTGTTCAAAGCCATGGCCGGCATCGACGTCGTCCACGTGCCCTACCGCAACAGCGGCGAGGCGCGCAGCGGCGTGATCGGCGGACAGGTGCAGATGATGATCGACGCGGTGCCGGCGATGGCGCCGAACATCGGCGAGAACCAGGTTCGTGCGCTCGCGACCACCGGCAAGCAGCGCTCTGCAGTGCTGCCGAACGTACCGACCGCTGGCGAGGCCGGTGTCGCGGGCTATGAGGCGACGATCTGGCTCGGCCTGATGGCGCCGGCCGGCACGCCGAAGCCGGTCATCGACAAGCTCAATGCCGCCGTAAACGCAATGGTGAAGCGGCCCGACATCGTCAAACTCTGGACTGAGCAGGGCGCCGTACCCATGTCCATGACGCCGGCGGAATTCGACAAATTCCTGCGCGGCGACATCGAGAAATGGGCCGACGTCGTCAAGAAGTTCGACAAATCCTGA
- a CDS encoding (2Fe-2S)-binding protein → MPTIQFQLNGAAVAVDTDPDQTLLDVLRGRLGVTGPHFGCGAGECGACHVMVDGRAMASCDMPMWSVVDKDVVTVEGLGTVDAPHPLQRAFISEQAMQCGYCVSGILISAAALLKRNPSPTEAEVRAALDRNLCRCGSHNRMVRAVLRAAAEMVTS, encoded by the coding sequence ATGCCTACCATTCAATTCCAGCTCAACGGCGCCGCCGTTGCGGTGGACACCGATCCTGACCAGACATTGCTTGATGTACTGCGCGGACGGCTCGGGGTCACCGGCCCGCATTTCGGCTGCGGCGCCGGTGAGTGCGGAGCCTGTCACGTCATGGTCGACGGCCGCGCGATGGCTTCCTGCGACATGCCGATGTGGTCGGTCGTGGACAAGGACGTCGTCACGGTGGAAGGCCTCGGTACAGTGGACGCACCGCATCCGCTGCAACGCGCCTTCATCTCGGAGCAGGCGATGCAATGCGGCTATTGCGTCTCGGGGATACTGATCAGTGCGGCGGCGCTGCTGAAGCGCAATCCATCGCCGACGGAGGCCGAGGTCCGAGCCGCGCTCGATCGTAATCTGTGTCGCTGCGGATCGCATAACCGCATGGTTCGCGCCGTGCTGCGCGCTGCCGCGGAGATGGTAACGTCATGA
- a CDS encoding molybdopterin cofactor-binding domain-containing protein, translating to MSASSPAPKLPVSLAANPRLSSWVKITGDGRVAISPGKVEIGQGIVTALAQIAADELDVGVIRIEMIRASTAASPNEGVTSGSLSIQQSGRALRHACAEVRQRFITAASERLGVDASLLDIDDGTISGPGNVRTSYWELADDVSLDCDASADAIAKSVDRRGLAGHSVQRVDIPDKVFARPRFIHDLALPGLLHGRVLRPDVSGAKLSALDETAARTISGLVAIVRDGGFAGVVADSEAAAEAALKALRKGATWSDGEPLPDEDNLTSFLKSQPVETTVIDSRTAAATRTFAHTLRRQYTRPYIAHASIAPSCAMAQWDGDHVHVWTHSQGVYLLRADLAIVLARPAENIVVEHMEGAGCYGHNAADDVALDAVLLAKAAGGRPVRVQWSRHDEMSHAPFGAAMAIEIEADLDADNEIIGWRHTIWSNGHAARPGRATQPALLAATEIANPYPRMVSTNPPAANGGGGDRNSVPLYDLPAWTIMSHRLLTMPVRTSALRTLGAQGNVFAIESLVDEIAALRGEDPVQFRLRHLRDERARDVIRAAARRAKWKPQKQSGIGHGVAFARYKNMGAYCAAIAEIEGTDDIRVRRLTLAVDVGEAINPDGVINQIEGGAIQATSWVLKERVRFDRTHITSTSWTNYPILTFSEVPAVDVEIIQRPEIEPVGAGEAAHGPVTAAIANAVHDCLGVRVRDLPITRDRIIAAMELAS from the coding sequence ATGAGTGCCTCGTCCCCTGCCCCGAAACTGCCGGTCAGCCTCGCGGCCAATCCAAGATTGTCGTCCTGGGTGAAGATCACCGGCGACGGCCGTGTGGCGATCTCGCCCGGCAAGGTCGAGATCGGTCAGGGCATTGTCACGGCGCTGGCGCAGATCGCTGCGGACGAGCTCGATGTGGGTGTTATCCGGATCGAGATGATCCGCGCTTCCACGGCAGCCAGCCCGAACGAGGGCGTCACCTCGGGCAGCCTCTCCATCCAGCAGTCCGGTCGCGCGCTGCGCCACGCCTGCGCCGAGGTGCGGCAGCGCTTCATTACTGCTGCATCGGAACGTCTCGGCGTCGATGCCTCGCTGCTCGATATCGATGACGGCACGATCTCGGGCCCCGGCAATGTCAGGACCAGCTATTGGGAGCTCGCAGACGACGTCTCGCTCGACTGCGATGCCTCAGCGGATGCGATAGCCAAGAGCGTCGACAGGCGCGGCCTCGCTGGACATTCGGTTCAGCGTGTCGATATTCCCGACAAGGTTTTCGCGCGGCCGCGCTTCATCCATGATCTTGCGCTGCCGGGACTGTTGCATGGACGCGTGCTGCGGCCGGACGTCTCGGGCGCCAAATTGAGCGCGCTCGATGAAACGGCGGCGCGCACCATCTCCGGCCTCGTGGCGATCGTCCGCGACGGCGGCTTTGCCGGCGTTGTCGCCGATAGCGAGGCCGCGGCGGAAGCCGCATTGAAGGCTTTGCGCAAGGGTGCGACATGGTCGGACGGCGAGCCGCTGCCCGATGAAGATAATCTGACAAGCTTCCTGAAGAGCCAGCCGGTCGAAACGACCGTCATCGACAGCAGGACGGCGGCAGCGACGCGCACGTTCGCGCACACCCTCCGCCGGCAATACACCCGTCCCTACATCGCACATGCCTCGATCGCGCCGTCCTGCGCCATGGCGCAATGGGACGGCGATCACGTCCATGTCTGGACGCACAGCCAGGGCGTCTACCTGCTGCGCGCCGATCTCGCGATCGTGCTCGCGCGGCCGGCCGAAAACATCGTCGTCGAGCATATGGAGGGAGCCGGCTGCTACGGACACAATGCGGCCGACGACGTCGCGCTCGATGCCGTGCTGCTGGCGAAAGCCGCCGGCGGCCGCCCGGTGCGGGTGCAATGGTCGCGCCACGACGAGATGTCTCACGCGCCGTTCGGCGCGGCCATGGCCATCGAGATCGAGGCCGACCTCGATGCGGACAACGAGATCATTGGCTGGCGCCATACGATCTGGAGCAACGGCCACGCGGCGCGGCCCGGGCGTGCGACCCAGCCCGCGCTGCTGGCGGCGACCGAGATCGCAAACCCCTACCCCCGCATGGTCTCGACGAATCCGCCAGCCGCCAATGGCGGGGGCGGCGACCGCAACTCGGTTCCGCTCTATGATCTCCCGGCCTGGACCATCATGAGCCACCGGCTGCTGACCATGCCGGTGCGCACCTCGGCGCTGCGGACACTCGGCGCGCAAGGCAACGTGTTCGCCATCGAATCACTGGTCGACGAGATCGCCGCTCTGCGCGGCGAGGACCCGGTCCAGTTCCGCCTGCGCCATCTCCGCGACGAGCGGGCCAGGGACGTTATCCGCGCGGCCGCGCGACGCGCGAAGTGGAAACCGCAGAAGCAAAGCGGCATCGGGCACGGCGTCGCCTTCGCCCGCTACAAGAACATGGGCGCCTATTGCGCAGCGATTGCCGAGATCGAAGGCACCGACGATATCCGCGTCCGGCGGCTGACGCTCGCGGTCGACGTCGGCGAGGCCATCAATCCGGACGGCGTCATCAACCAGATCGAGGGCGGCGCGATCCAGGCCACGAGCTGGGTGCTGAAGGAACGCGTCCGCTTCGACCGGACCCACATCACCTCGACGTCCTGGACAAACTATCCGATCCTGACCTTCAGCGAGGTGCCGGCGGTGGATGTCGAGATCATCCAGCGGCCAGAGATCGAACCCGTCGGCGCCGGCGAAGCTGCCCACGGCCCGGTGACAGCGGCGATCGCGAACGCGGTCCATGATTGCCTCGGCGTTCGCGTGCGCGACCTGCCGATCACGCGCGACAGAATCATCGCAGCCATGGAGCTTGCATCGTGA
- a CDS encoding substrate-binding domain-containing protein encodes MTTVNILSGGAAQGLVRGITDAFKAQTGFGIDGEFGAVGVMADKLRASTPADLVILTQALLAKLAEEELITPSSIADVGRVETALAVRSRDPKVTVRTEADLREVLRSADAIYVPDTKASTAGQHVAKVLDQLGIAYEVASRLKIFPNGATAMRELASSTATRPIGCTQATEIIATDGIALSGSLPPGCELVTMYTAGVAARAAHPKEAAALIALLTGADRKELRQRVGFAG; translated from the coding sequence GTGACGACAGTGAACATTTTGAGTGGCGGCGCGGCGCAAGGACTGGTGCGCGGCATCACCGACGCCTTCAAGGCGCAGACCGGCTTCGGCATCGATGGCGAGTTCGGCGCGGTTGGCGTGATGGCGGACAAACTGCGTGCGAGCACGCCGGCTGACCTCGTGATCCTGACGCAGGCTCTCCTCGCAAAGCTCGCCGAGGAAGAGCTCATCACCCCCTCCTCGATCGCCGATGTCGGCCGGGTCGAGACTGCACTGGCGGTCCGCAGCCGCGATCCCAAGGTGACCGTGAGAACTGAAGCCGATTTGCGCGAGGTGCTGCGTTCCGCAGACGCCATCTACGTTCCGGACACCAAGGCGTCGACCGCCGGACAGCACGTCGCAAAGGTGCTGGATCAGCTCGGCATCGCCTATGAGGTGGCTTCGCGCCTCAAGATATTTCCGAACGGCGCGACCGCGATGCGGGAGCTTGCATCGTCCACCGCGACGCGTCCGATCGGCTGCACGCAAGCGACCGAGATCATCGCGACCGATGGCATCGCGTTGTCGGGATCGCTGCCGCCGGGCTGCGAGCTTGTGACGATGTACACGGCCGGTGTGGCGGCGCGGGCCGCACATCCGAAGGAAGCGGCTGCGCTGATCGCGCTGCTGACTGGCGCAGACCGGAAGGAGCTGCGCCAGCGCGTCGGCTTTGCCGGCTAG